A single genomic interval of Rhododendron vialii isolate Sample 1 chromosome 3a, ASM3025357v1 harbors:
- the LOC131318689 gene encoding serine/threonine-protein kinase PCRK1-like produces MRCFSCLHETDIPKGTTKSISVRSSPFASTDRDVRKSGSELNSENLSFPFASTDRDVRKSRSELNSENLSYVSAKSSMRISLASMSQIQSNLRDFTLDELKTATRNFSRSLMIGEGGFGCVYRGVIRDSEASYKRIDVAVKQLGGRGLQGHKEWLTEVNFLGIVEHQNLVKLVGYCAEDDERGIQRILVYEYMVNRSVQDHLSQFKAPLPWITRLKIAQDAARGLAYLHEGMEFQIIFRDFKSSNILLDDEWNAKLSDFGLARLGPCDGVSHISTAVVGTVGYAAPEYIQTGRLTAKSDVWSYGVFLYELITGRRPMDLNRPKNEQKLLEWVRTHLSDIKKFELILDPRLNGRYSLKSAQKLAAIANRCLIRHPKLRPKMSEVLEMVNRVVEKSRIPYKESSQKMAMGGLPDKF; encoded by the exons ATGAGGTGTTTCTCATGCTTGCATGAAACTGACATACCAAAGGGTACTACTAAGTCTATCTCAGTTCGCTCTTCTCCTTTTGCATCAACTGATCGAGATGTGAGAAAATCTGGATCTGAATTGAACTCTGAGAATCTGTCCTTCCCTTTTGCATCAACTGATCGAGATGTGAGAAAATCTAGATCTGAATTGAACTCCGAGAATCTCTCTTATGTAAGCGCCAAATCATCTATGAGGATCTCATTAGCAAGTATGTCCCAAATACAAAGCAACCTCAGAGATTTCACATTGGATGAACTGAAGACAGCGACAAGAAATTTTAGCCGCTCTCTTATGATTGGAGAAGGTGGGTTCGGTTGTGTATATAGGGGTGTGATACGAGATTCTGAGGCTTCATACAAAAGGATTGATGTTGCTGTTAAACAACTTGGAGGTAGAGGATTGCAG GGGCATAAAGAATGGCTCACAGAAGTAAATTTCCTCGGGATTGTTGAACATCAGAATCTCGTCAAACTTGTGGGCTATTGTGCTGAGGATGACGAAAGAGGGATTCAACGGATTTTGGTATATGAATATATGGTCAACAGGAGTGTGCAAGATCATTTAAGTCAATTTAAGGCACCTCTTCCATGGATAACAAGGCTTAAAATTGCTCAGGATGCTGCTCGTGGCTTAGCATACCTCCATGAAGGAATGGAATTTCAG ATCATCTTCAGAGATTTCAAATCTTCAAATATCCTTTTGGATGACGAATGGAATGCAAAGCTTTCTGATTTTGGGTTGGCTCGGCTAGGCCCTTGCGATGGAGTAAGCCACATCTCAACAGCG GTTGTGGGAACTGTTGGATACGCGGCTCCAGAATACATCCAAACTGGGCGCCTCACAGCCAAGAGTGACGTCTGGAGCTACGGAGTCTTCCTCTATGAACTTATCACAGGTAGGCGTCCGATGGACCTAAACCGACCAAAGAATGAGCAAAAACTCTTGGAATGGGTTCGGACCCACCTCTCCGACATAAAGAAGTTTGAACTGATTTTGGATCCTCGACTCAACGGGAGGTACTCCCTCAAGTCCGCCCAAAAGCTCGCGGCCATTGCCAATCGTTGCCTAATTCGTCACCCAAAACTGCGTCCCAAAATGAGCGAAGTCTTGGAAATGGTGAATCGGGTTGTTGAGAAGTCTCGAATCCCGTATAAAGAGTCTTCCCAAAAAATGGCAATGGGAGGACTCCCTGACAAGTTTTGA